In the genome of Taurinivorans muris, one region contains:
- a CDS encoding AAA family ATPase codes for MYIKNFHIEEFGPLENIDVENLPQTMAVFLGDNEAGKSSSMEFIRTMLTGIPNRRDLFSQSIKKFRGGTLLLEDEKYGGMRVERNFSARSNRNLKVYDETGKKIENTIFFNATDNISQDVYRLVFGFNLAELQNFSAFQDTNILENVLGASYGLGLITPEVALQKIQEQMDKLYKAKGKTSVLQALFAKWKDENALFEETNQRVKKFDELQNRLQSATLSYDELKQEKIKIKAHAEELRTCITLWGQWKKWADLQKEFIKMQALTGKFFDEHADDAEILFTKILEQRSMKQKFLASLSHTQREFEYRLKKFNIRTNLIAQYLPIKNLNAKFLEAQKIIAEIPARKVQIEQAFLALNKQNKKILEAWQLFNPSPLIHHYESPERLLEHFGTVLEDSLFLDDLEKSASRIREAKAQVQNAKTALEYAKRDTEKANLKYQAVLKEKAENNKNLNKNNLLSKEEIAFEQLLQQWQNRLQETQEKENSYLDISTEKYTEFLNQSKELGFSSLQDNTVSKDNAKDFLQHYMQLAQIVRGIHSNEEEILTAFKQYEQTTQDLQLQEEHLQEKANRAKQNGEQDKKRIEKINAIDKATRNIIRQLEQIEQKTEPEYEQEALPKWTKIPALLCAGTAFLLLLLRFTSSSSQVDIFFGTLNIPFLLPVILLLAGIGQGAFLWYFQQKNAGQPSYSPNEQVDLLVHDLQELQDIQEKLLQNFYPEQAKELPQNEAAEKQNEMLHFDEELLQKIDEAKLSWLTQVIEKAKERASLYSHYAKKFNAGAAEETQENPDPLQNHARIAELKEQAEQLEKQIRNSLSQAQDSIRSMADVPNFMRTIRRLDLLVQDINTMSVNVRQCHDVYNEFTQWLKTAIPQLSDMFAKLPSEEYLPRLIEYRHTIREEQFKHIQEMHGAIFAESLASLEESAEHYANVEKSLAERKNALEKIYKQLADFLCKNGLLSEDMHNQFVRKLCNEEQEQDIFSGTFSNVKQCVEMLYHLHTLHTEQENRKEQLSAQYEALKDFIEPLRTILIRTDFSPKEPIRTENDYIQAYRDLMLELEEEYALFQQKENLLKEYEQAKERYNQAKTDVQEVEKTLQELYASAHVENEEALADLFARMKESERYTQQAVIIEESLREEAIPQFIGKSDTPSKREYRELPDQKPLPEIFAYFDENAKTRFEAELEELQEEDAGLDRIEKHIQSLQGKVEAERTFMYEESLSNEAGYRMKKTEEEIKENYESWLEYAFAKEILERAKKQYEENSQPQIVQIASEFFTEITDNAWQGIKVNLDDRSVHVIDGNGKYLQAEMLSQGAKEQLYLSLRLAHIKNRSLTKRPLPILMDDILVNFDERRIRNTAKVLDLMVQETLDLYNNQQILFYTCHERTAKILQEIVQGTKIYRVQDKKIYAE; via the coding sequence ATGTATATTAAAAATTTTCATATTGAAGAATTCGGTCCTTTAGAAAATATTGATGTTGAAAATCTGCCCCAAACAATGGCGGTTTTTCTTGGCGACAACGAAGCAGGCAAAAGTTCTTCCATGGAATTTATCCGCACCATGCTCACGGGTATTCCCAACAGGCGTGACCTCTTTTCCCAGTCCATCAAGAAATTCAGAGGGGGGACCCTTCTTCTGGAAGATGAAAAATATGGCGGAATGCGTGTGGAAAGAAATTTTTCCGCCCGCTCCAACCGCAATTTAAAAGTATACGACGAAACCGGAAAAAAAATTGAAAACACGATTTTTTTCAATGCAACAGATAATATCTCACAAGATGTGTACCGCCTTGTTTTCGGGTTCAATCTGGCGGAACTGCAAAATTTTTCCGCGTTTCAAGACACCAATATCCTTGAAAACGTTTTGGGCGCAAGCTATGGGCTCGGACTTATCACTCCCGAAGTCGCCTTGCAGAAAATCCAAGAACAAATGGACAAACTGTATAAGGCGAAAGGCAAAACATCCGTACTGCAGGCGCTGTTCGCAAAATGGAAAGATGAAAACGCGCTTTTTGAAGAAACGAACCAACGGGTAAAAAAATTTGACGAACTGCAAAACAGGCTTCAAAGCGCAACCCTTTCCTATGACGAATTAAAACAGGAAAAAATCAAGATAAAAGCCCATGCGGAAGAATTGCGCACATGCATAACACTTTGGGGACAATGGAAAAAATGGGCGGACCTGCAAAAAGAATTTATAAAAATGCAAGCCCTCACAGGCAAGTTTTTTGACGAACATGCCGATGACGCCGAAATTTTATTCACAAAAATTTTGGAACAGCGCAGCATGAAACAAAAATTCTTGGCTTCCCTTTCACACACGCAGCGGGAATTTGAATACAGACTGAAAAAATTCAATATCAGAACAAACCTTATCGCCCAGTATTTGCCGATTAAGAATTTAAATGCAAAATTTTTGGAAGCGCAAAAAATCATTGCTGAAATCCCTGCGCGAAAAGTTCAAATCGAGCAGGCTTTTCTCGCCCTTAACAAACAAAACAAAAAAATCCTTGAAGCGTGGCAGCTCTTCAATCCCAGCCCTCTTATCCACCATTACGAAAGCCCCGAACGTTTATTGGAACATTTCGGCACGGTTTTGGAAGACAGCCTTTTTCTTGACGATCTGGAAAAATCCGCAAGCCGGATCAGAGAAGCCAAAGCCCAGGTGCAAAACGCCAAAACAGCCTTGGAATATGCGAAACGCGATACGGAAAAAGCAAACCTCAAATACCAAGCCGTATTGAAAGAAAAAGCGGAAAACAATAAAAATTTAAATAAAAACAATTTGTTGAGCAAAGAAGAAATCGCATTTGAACAGCTGCTCCAGCAATGGCAAAACCGCTTGCAGGAAACCCAGGAAAAAGAAAACTCCTATCTTGACATTTCCACCGAAAAATATACGGAATTTTTAAACCAAAGCAAGGAACTGGGCTTTTCTTCCCTGCAGGACAATACCGTCAGCAAGGACAACGCAAAAGATTTTCTGCAGCATTACATGCAGCTTGCCCAAATCGTACGCGGCATCCACAGCAACGAAGAAGAAATTTTAACTGCTTTCAAACAATATGAACAAACTACCCAAGATTTGCAGCTGCAGGAAGAACACTTGCAGGAAAAAGCAAACAGAGCGAAACAAAACGGCGAGCAAGACAAAAAACGTATTGAAAAAATCAACGCCATTGACAAAGCCACCCGTAACATCATCAGGCAGCTGGAGCAAATAGAGCAAAAAACGGAACCGGAATATGAACAAGAGGCATTGCCGAAATGGACCAAAATTCCCGCGCTTTTATGCGCCGGCACGGCTTTTTTGCTGCTTCTCTTACGCTTTACAAGCAGCAGTTCCCAAGTGGATATTTTTTTCGGAACATTGAACATCCCGTTTTTGCTGCCTGTCATTTTGCTTTTGGCAGGTATCGGACAAGGGGCTTTTTTATGGTATTTCCAACAAAAAAATGCCGGACAGCCCTCTTATTCCCCCAACGAGCAAGTTGACCTTCTTGTTCATGATTTACAGGAATTGCAGGACATCCAAGAAAAACTTCTGCAAAACTTCTATCCGGAACAGGCAAAAGAACTTCCTCAAAACGAAGCGGCGGAAAAACAAAACGAAATGCTGCATTTTGACGAGGAACTGCTTCAGAAAATTGACGAAGCGAAACTTTCCTGGCTTACTCAAGTTATTGAAAAAGCGAAGGAAAGAGCGTCCCTTTACAGTCATTACGCAAAAAAATTCAATGCCGGCGCAGCAGAAGAAACACAAGAAAATCCCGACCCGCTCCAAAACCATGCCCGAATTGCGGAACTGAAAGAACAAGCGGAACAGCTTGAAAAGCAAATCCGCAATTCCCTTTCCCAAGCGCAAGACAGCATACGGTCCATGGCGGATGTGCCGAACTTCATGAGAACAATCCGCCGCCTGGATTTGCTGGTACAGGACATCAACACCATGAGCGTCAATGTGCGGCAGTGCCATGACGTTTACAATGAGTTCACGCAATGGCTGAAAACAGCCATCCCCCAATTATCCGACATGTTCGCCAAACTCCCCTCCGAGGAATATCTGCCTCGTTTAATCGAATACCGCCACACTATCCGGGAAGAACAGTTCAAACACATCCAAGAAATGCACGGGGCTATTTTCGCCGAAAGTTTGGCAAGCTTGGAAGAAAGCGCGGAACATTACGCCAATGTGGAAAAATCCCTTGCGGAACGGAAGAACGCCTTGGAAAAAATTTATAAGCAATTGGCGGATTTTTTATGCAAAAACGGCTTATTATCCGAAGACATGCATAATCAGTTCGTGCGAAAACTTTGCAACGAAGAACAGGAACAAGATATTTTTTCAGGCACATTTTCAAATGTCAAACAATGCGTGGAAATGCTTTACCACCTGCATACGCTTCATACGGAACAGGAAAACCGCAAAGAACAGTTGTCGGCGCAATATGAGGCGCTCAAAGATTTCATCGAACCCCTGCGGACAATTTTAATCCGTACCGACTTTTCTCCGAAAGAACCAATCCGCACGGAAAACGACTATATTCAGGCGTATCGGGACCTCATGCTTGAGCTTGAAGAAGAATACGCCCTTTTCCAGCAAAAGGAAAACCTGCTGAAAGAATACGAGCAAGCAAAAGAGCGCTACAACCAAGCGAAAACAGATGTCCAGGAAGTGGAAAAAACACTGCAGGAGCTTTACGCCTCCGCCCATGTGGAAAACGAAGAAGCCCTCGCCGACCTTTTCGCCCGAATGAAAGAAAGCGAACGTTATACCCAGCAGGCTGTTATTATTGAAGAAAGCCTGAGGGAAGAAGCAATTCCGCAATTCATCGGAAAAAGCGATACGCCAAGCAAGCGGGAATACAGGGAATTGCCCGACCAAAAACCGCTGCCGGAAATTTTCGCCTATTTTGATGAAAACGCGAAAACCCGCTTTGAAGCGGAATTGGAAGAATTGCAGGAAGAAGACGCCGGACTTGACCGTATAGAAAAACATATCCAATCCCTGCAAGGCAAGGTTGAAGCGGAACGGACCTTCATGTATGAAGAAAGCCTTTCCAACGAAGCCGGCTACCGCATGAAAAAAACCGAAGAGGAAATAAAAGAAAACTATGAGTCATGGCTGGAATACGCTTTTGCAAAAGAAATTTTGGAACGCGCCAAAAAGCAATACGAAGAAAACAGCCAACCCCAAATCGTGCAGATCGCCTCTGAATTTTTCACTGAAATCACCGACAATGCATGGCAGGGGATAAAAGTCAATTTGGACGACAGAAGCGTCCATGTCATTGACGGAAACGGCAAATACCTGCAAGCGGAAATGCTCAGCCAGGGCGCGAAAGAACAGCTTTATCTTTCCCTGCGCCTCGCCCATATAAAAAACCGTTCGCTCACCAAACGTCCCCTGCCTATTTTAATGGACGACATTCTGGTCAACTTCGACGAACGGAGAATACGAAATACAGCCAAAGTTTTGGATTTAATGGTCCAAGAAACGCTTGATCTGTATAATAACCAGCAAATTCTTTTTTATACCTGCCATGAACGGACGGCAAAAATTCTTCAGGAAATCGTGCAGGGAACAAAAATTTACCGCGTCCAGGACAAAAAAATTTATGCCGAATAA
- a CDS encoding metallophosphoesterase family protein, translating into MQQLSFIHVSDLHLDNFPPVKQENDEMAIRLHDAPYGALKNLLELCRQKSPQFIVYSGDIHEHGLLSLEARFCLTDFFNELKTLDIPFYYACGNHDHLGQNDSFFQNFENVFRFSENWSYFPYPPSKKEDTENETDRCAPLCSIYGVSHSTRKELKNFLKDFSCDAAAPFNIGVLHATVSSSDKIKNTDKHVVALCREKDFNSFPIDYWALGHIHEPAVIQESPFLAYAGAMQATRMSETGARGATLVTAEHFENKTEQKIHTEFFPLAPLETYSLSLTLAMDEELENTGQCLEYFLYAFKKEYAKFEKNPLCRTRIFNLYLEGQHDLYEELQEEGFIQNLKSKLEEIETDAKIFIKKIKCLIRPRFGYENAHKRDDLLGEVFRLLETLRQDPETFESILRKLDNDFKIKNEIELGFFAHGDKRSKKQLEKYRKTLLKACENICVNVLEPK; encoded by the coding sequence TACGGGGCATTGAAAAATTTACTGGAACTTTGCAGACAAAAATCACCGCAATTCATTGTTTATTCGGGTGACATCCACGAGCACGGGCTTTTAAGCCTGGAAGCCCGTTTTTGTCTGACGGATTTTTTCAACGAGCTGAAAACGCTGGATATTCCTTTTTATTACGCCTGCGGCAATCACGACCACTTAGGGCAAAACGACAGCTTTTTCCAAAATTTTGAAAATGTTTTCCGCTTTTCCGAAAACTGGTCGTATTTTCCTTATCCCCCTAGTAAAAAAGAAGATACGGAGAACGAAACGGACCGATGCGCGCCCCTATGCAGCATATACGGCGTCAGCCACAGCACCCGCAAGGAATTAAAAAATTTTTTGAAAGATTTTTCCTGCGATGCCGCAGCCCCGTTCAATATCGGCGTTCTGCACGCGACAGTGAGCAGCTCCGATAAAATCAAAAATACCGACAAACACGTCGTCGCCCTTTGCAGGGAAAAAGATTTCAACAGCTTCCCCATTGATTATTGGGCGCTGGGACATATCCACGAACCCGCCGTCATTCAGGAAAGCCCCTTTCTCGCCTATGCGGGCGCGATGCAGGCTACCCGCATGAGTGAAACAGGAGCCCGCGGAGCGACGCTTGTCACCGCGGAACATTTTGAAAACAAAACGGAGCAGAAAATCCATACGGAATTTTTTCCGCTCGCCCCGCTTGAAACCTATTCCCTCTCCCTTACCCTCGCCATGGATGAAGAGCTTGAAAATACCGGACAATGCCTTGAATATTTTCTTTATGCATTCAAAAAAGAATACGCGAAATTTGAAAAAAATCCTCTTTGCCGCACAAGAATTTTCAATCTTTATCTCGAAGGACAGCACGATTTGTACGAAGAACTGCAAGAGGAAGGTTTTATTCAAAACCTGAAAAGCAAACTTGAAGAAATTGAAACAGACGCAAAAATTTTTATCAAAAAAATCAAATGTCTGATCCGCCCGCGTTTCGGCTATGAAAACGCTCATAAACGCGATGATTTACTGGGAGAAGTGTTCAGACTGCTGGAAACGCTCCGCCAGGACCCGGAAACCTTTGAGAGCATCCTCAGAAAATTGGATAATGATTTCAAAATCAAGAATGAAATCGAACTCGGATTTTTCGCCCATGGCGATAAACGCAGTAAAAAACAATTGGAAAAATATCGGAAAACGCTGCTCAAAGCATGCGAGAATATTTGCGTTAACGTATTGGAACCCAAATAA